A genome region from Syntrophaceae bacterium includes the following:
- the trpB gene encoding tryptophan synthase subunit beta — MPTLPDRKGHFGIFGGRYVAETIMPALAELEAAYRASRRDRAFQAEFRDYLRQYSGRETPLYLARNLTERLGGAKIYLKREDLNHTGSHKINNTLGQALLARRMGKRRVIAETGAGQHGVATATVAALFGMECRVFMGEEDIRRQAPNVLRMRILGAEVVPVTAGSATLKDAMNEAMRHWVTHVRDTFYIIGSVAGPHPYPMMVRDFQSVIGCETRRQILRLEGRLPDCIVACVGGGSNAMGIFFPFRNDRAVRLVGVEAAGLGIATGKHSASISAGSVGVLHGSKSYLLQDENGQIREAHSVAAGLDYPGVGPEHGWFRQTGRADYVSVEDREALEAFRMLCTAEGIIPAMESAHAVAYAMRLAPAMGKDRIIVVNLSGRGDKDAGIIAESAGGTVHETH, encoded by the coding sequence ATGCCAACGCTGCCCGACAGGAAGGGGCATTTCGGGATATTCGGTGGGAGGTACGTTGCCGAGACGATCATGCCCGCGCTCGCTGAGCTGGAGGCCGCCTACAGGGCAAGCCGCAGGGACAGGGCCTTCCAGGCGGAGTTCCGGGACTATCTCCGGCAGTACTCGGGCAGGGAGACGCCGCTGTACCTTGCCCGCAACCTCACGGAGAGGCTCGGCGGGGCGAAGATCTACCTGAAGCGCGAGGACCTGAACCACACGGGCTCCCACAAGATCAACAACACCCTCGGCCAGGCCCTGCTGGCCCGGCGGATGGGGAAGCGCCGCGTCATCGCCGAGACGGGGGCCGGCCAGCACGGGGTGGCGACGGCCACCGTGGCCGCGCTCTTCGGGATGGAGTGCCGCGTCTTCATGGGCGAGGAGGACATCCGCCGGCAGGCGCCCAACGTGCTGCGGATGCGGATCCTGGGCGCCGAGGTGGTCCCCGTCACGGCCGGCTCGGCCACCCTGAAGGACGCCATGAACGAGGCCATGCGCCACTGGGTGACGCACGTGCGCGACACGTTCTACATCATCGGCTCCGTCGCGGGCCCGCACCCCTACCCGATGATGGTCCGGGACTTCCAGAGCGTCATCGGCTGCGAGACGAGGCGCCAGATCCTCCGGCTGGAAGGCCGCCTGCCCGACTGCATCGTGGCCTGCGTGGGCGGCGGCAGCAACGCCATGGGGATCTTCTTCCCCTTCCGCAACGACCGAGCCGTGCGCCTGGTCGGCGTCGAGGCGGCGGGGCTCGGGATCGCCACGGGAAAGCACTCGGCCTCCATCTCGGCGGGCAGCGTCGGCGTCCTGCACGGCAGCAAGTCCTACCTCCTGCAGGACGAAAACGGCCAGATCCGCGAGGCCCACTCGGTGGCGGCAGGGCTCGATTACCCCGGCGTGGGGCCCGAGCACGGCTGGTTCAGGCAGACGGGAAGGGCGGACTACGTCTCCGTCGAGGACCGCGAGGCCCTGGAGGCCTTCCGCATGCTCTGCACCGCCGAGGGGATCATCCCCGCCATGGAGAGCGCCCACGCCGTCGCCTACGCCATGAGGCTGGCCCCGGCGATGGGGAAAGACCGGATCATCGTTGTCAACCTTTCGGGGCGGGGCGACAAGGACGCGGGGATCATCGCGGAGTCAGCGGGAGGAACGGTCCATGAAACGCATTGA
- a CDS encoding (2Fe-2S) ferredoxin domain-containing protein, with amino-acid sequence MTIKELTEIKESYIDERKKELEEGVATVDVHMGTCGIAAGGRNVFSALQGEIERLGIGRVKLRVTGCAGLCSMEPMITVHLPGQAPVKYGKLDAAKTREIFYSHVLGGRPKAEYAIGQGLEKPQKRVEIE; translated from the coding sequence ATGACCATCAAGGAATTGACTGAAATCAAGGAAAGCTACATCGACGAGCGGAAGAAAGAGCTCGAGGAGGGCGTGGCGACCGTCGACGTCCACATGGGCACCTGCGGCATTGCCGCCGGCGGGCGCAATGTCTTTTCCGCCCTGCAGGGGGAGATCGAGCGCCTCGGGATCGGCCGCGTGAAGCTGCGCGTCACGGGCTGCGCGGGACTCTGCAGCATGGAGCCCATGATCACCGTGCATCTTCCCGGGCAGGCGCCCGTCAAATACGGCAAGCTCGACGCCGCGAAGACCCGGGAGATCTTCTACAGCCACGTCCTAGGCGGCCGCCCGAAGGCGGAGTACGCCATCGGGCAGGGTCTC
- a CDS encoding NADH-quinone oxidoreductase subunit A → MTASTSISIYLLLVVGSAALILLLSHWVGRRPLTPEKDVPYECGMPPAGRAGTQFPVRFYKIALLFVVFDVEIVFLYLWAVVVRDLGFFGLVEMFVFIAVLLAALVYVWHKGDLQWE, encoded by the coding sequence ATGACGGCCTCCACCTCCATCTCCATCTATCTGCTGCTGGTCGTCGGGTCGGCAGCCCTGATCCTTCTGCTCTCCCATTGGGTCGGGCGCCGCCCCCTGACCCCCGAAAAGGACGTGCCCTACGAATGCGGCATGCCCCCCGCCGGGAGGGCGGGCACACAGTTTCCCGTCCGGTTCTACAAGATAGCCCTGCTCTTCGTCGTCTTCGACGTGGAAATCGTCTTTCTGTACCTCTGGGCCGTCGTGGTCCGGGATCTCGGCTTCTTCGGGCTCGTCGAGATGTTCGTCTTCATCGCCGTCCTGCTGGCGGCCCTCGTCTACGTCTGGCACAAAGGAGACCTGCAGTGGGAGTAG
- a CDS encoding sigma-54-dependent Fis family transcriptional regulator has product MKRILIVDNDEPARTALAALLRDEGYEIDEATTEIEAMQLVERRIPDLVVSDLCAPDCFCVGLLHWIKEHHPHLDVIIVTAFGSIDCVVKTIKMGALNYVMKPVNNRKFLEIVREALHRREGGMQSLRRVNEPYCYLVDEVVGVSRSMEQVLKTALRVTDVDSSILIRGESGTGKELIARILHNRSTHRRNRQFVAINCAAIPGEILESELFGSVRGAFTGATQTRKGLIEVADGGTLFMDEIGDTSPQFQSKLLRVIQEKEIRRVGDTASRSVDVRIVAATNRDLKKMIGEGTFREDLYYRLSVIDIIVPPLRERKEDIQPLVDYFLQDINGRLGTGIEGVSAQAMAVLMAYPWPGNVRELRNSLERAALLSGHKMLKPEDFPLAFEHYLRLTEKDRDDEIIPLKEMERRHLLKAMQKYNYNQKLVAKKLGIGYTTLWRKLKESEKDFNSTP; this is encoded by the coding sequence TTGAAACGAATCCTGATTGTCGATAACGACGAGCCGGCACGGACCGCGCTGGCCGCCTTGCTTCGCGATGAAGGGTACGAGATTGATGAAGCGACCACCGAGATCGAGGCCATGCAGCTCGTGGAGCGACGCATCCCGGATCTGGTCGTTTCAGATCTGTGCGCACCGGACTGCTTCTGCGTCGGCCTGCTGCACTGGATCAAGGAGCACCACCCCCACCTGGACGTGATCATCGTCACGGCCTTCGGCTCCATCGACTGCGTCGTCAAGACGATCAAGATGGGCGCCCTCAACTATGTCATGAAGCCCGTAAACAACAGGAAGTTCCTCGAGATCGTCCGCGAGGCCCTGCACCGGCGCGAGGGCGGGATGCAATCCCTGCGACGGGTCAACGAGCCCTACTGCTACCTCGTCGACGAGGTGGTGGGGGTCTCGCGCAGCATGGAGCAGGTTCTCAAGACGGCCCTCCGGGTCACCGACGTCGACAGCAGCATTCTCATCCGTGGCGAGAGCGGCACGGGCAAGGAGCTCATCGCCCGGATCCTCCACAACCGCAGCACCCATCGGCGCAACCGGCAATTCGTCGCCATCAACTGCGCCGCCATCCCCGGCGAGATCCTCGAGAGCGAACTCTTCGGCTCCGTGCGGGGGGCTTTTACGGGGGCGACGCAGACCCGCAAGGGTCTCATCGAGGTGGCCGACGGCGGGACACTCTTCATGGACGAGATCGGCGACACCTCGCCGCAGTTCCAGTCGAAGCTGCTGCGCGTCATTCAGGAAAAGGAGATCCGGCGGGTGGGCGATACGGCATCGCGCTCCGTCGACGTGCGCATCGTGGCCGCCACCAACCGGGATCTCAAGAAGATGATCGGCGAAGGCACCTTTCGGGAGGACCTGTACTACCGGCTGAGCGTCATCGACATCATCGTCCCGCCGCTGCGGGAGCGCAAGGAAGACATCCAGCCCCTCGTGGACTACTTTCTCCAGGACATCAACGGCAGGCTCGGCACCGGGATCGAGGGTGTCTCCGCGCAGGCCATGGCGGTCCTCATGGCCTACCCCTGGCCCGGAAATGTCCGGGAGCTGCGGAACAGCCTGGAGAGGGCCGCTCTGCTGTCGGGCCACAAGATGCTCAAGCCTGAGGACTTCCCGCTGGCCTTCGAGCACTACCTCCGGCTCACGGAGAAGGACAGGGACGATGAGATCATCCCCCTGAAGGAGATGGAGCGCCGCCACCTGCTCAAGGCCATGCAGAAGTACAACTACAACCAGAAGCTTGTGGCGAAGAAGCTCGGCATCGGCTACACGACGCTCTGGCGAAAGCTCAAGGAATCCGAGAAAGACTTCAACTCGACGCCCTGA
- the nuoD gene encoding NADH dehydrogenase (quinone) subunit D, translated as MSAETLSLNLGPQHPSTHGVLRVILELDGETVVDARPDIGFLHRGIEKLAESRTYHQVIVLTDRLDYLAALSNNLAYVLAVEKLMDIEVPRRARYVRVALAELQRIASHLFWLGTHAHDLGAMTPLFYALREREALMDIFETLSGSRLTPSFLRVGGLAADIDGRFVGSVRAFTDTFQKRVDEYETLLTDNPIWKRRTKGVGVLDAGQCIRLGISGPMLRSAGVPLDLRRAQPYSGYDEFHFEIPTGTAGDVYDRYLVRIREMRESARIARQAVDGLPEGPWTASGSPAVFPAKDELKHSIAGLIRHFGLVMEGMKPPAGEVYHAVESPRGELGFYIVSDGGPRPLRLKVRPPSFVNLQGLVKMIRGRLLADVVAVIGAVDIVLAEVDR; from the coding sequence ATGAGCGCCGAGACCCTGAGCCTGAACCTGGGCCCTCAGCATCCGAGCACCCACGGGGTTCTGCGCGTCATCCTCGAGCTCGACGGCGAGACCGTCGTCGACGCCCGCCCCGACATCGGCTTTCTGCACCGGGGTATCGAGAAGCTCGCCGAGAGCCGCACGTACCACCAGGTCATCGTACTCACCGACCGCCTCGACTACCTGGCGGCCCTGAGCAACAACCTGGCCTATGTCCTGGCGGTGGAAAAGCTCATGGACATCGAGGTCCCCCGGCGGGCCCGCTACGTCCGCGTCGCCCTGGCCGAGCTGCAGCGGATCGCGAGCCACCTGTTCTGGCTCGGCACCCACGCCCACGACCTCGGGGCCATGACGCCGCTGTTCTATGCCCTGCGCGAGCGGGAGGCGCTCATGGACATCTTCGAGACGCTCTCGGGCTCCCGGCTGACGCCCAGCTTTCTGCGGGTCGGGGGCCTGGCGGCCGACATCGACGGCCGCTTTGTCGGGTCCGTGCGGGCCTTCACGGACACCTTCCAGAAACGGGTGGACGAGTACGAGACGCTGCTGACGGACAACCCCATCTGGAAGCGCCGGACGAAGGGGGTCGGCGTTCTCGACGCGGGGCAGTGCATCCGCCTGGGCATTTCGGGTCCCATGCTGCGCAGCGCCGGGGTGCCCCTGGACCTGCGGAGGGCGCAGCCGTACAGCGGCTACGACGAATTTCATTTTGAAATACCCACCGGAACGGCAGGGGACGTCTACGACCGGTACCTCGTCCGCATCCGGGAGATGCGCGAAAGCGCCCGCATCGCCCGGCAGGCCGTCGACGGGCTCCCCGAGGGGCCCTGGACGGCGTCGGGCTCGCCGGCCGTCTTCCCCGCGAAGGACGAGCTGAAGCACAGCATCGCCGGCCTCATCCGGCATTTCGGTCTCGTCATGGAGGGCATGAAGCCCCCGGCGGGCGAAGTCTATCACGCCGTCGAGTCGCCGCGGGGCGAGCTGGGGTTCTACATCGTCAGCGACGGCGGCCCGCGGCCCCTGCGGCTCAAGGTCCGCCCCCCGTCCTTCGTGAACCTCCAGGGCCTCGTGAAGATGATCCGCGGCAGGCTCCTGGCCGACGTGGTGGCCGTCATCGGGGCCGTGGACATCGTGCTGGCCGAGGTGGACCGGTAA
- a CDS encoding NAD(P)H-dependent oxidoreductase subunit E: MRQELVKQFSEEQMAKVDALIESHRRVPGSLLVVLEKVQDITLYLPVTLQRYIAEGMGIPPSKVSGVVTFYSYFSTVPRGRKVVKVCSGTACYVKRSGEIMDRLKQKIGVEEGEVSADGEYSIEEVRCLGACGLAPVVVIGEETFGLIDPEHVEEIIEKT, translated from the coding sequence ATGAGACAGGAGCTCGTGAAACAGTTTTCTGAGGAGCAGATGGCGAAAGTGGACGCCCTGATCGAGTCGCACCGCAGGGTGCCCGGCTCCCTGCTCGTGGTGCTCGAGAAGGTGCAGGACATCACCCTGTACTTGCCCGTGACTCTCCAGCGATACATCGCCGAGGGGATGGGGATCCCCCCGAGCAAGGTTTCCGGCGTGGTGACCTTCTACTCCTACTTCAGCACCGTCCCGCGGGGGCGAAAGGTCGTCAAGGTCTGCAGCGGGACCGCCTGCTACGTGAAGCGCTCCGGCGAGATCATGGACCGGCTCAAGCAGAAGATCGGGGTCGAGGAGGGGGAGGTCTCCGCCGACGGCGAGTACTCCATCGAGGAGGTCCGCTGCCTGGGGGCCTGCGGCCTGGCGCCCGTCGTCGTCATCGGCGAGGAGACCTTCGGCCTCATCGACCCGGAACACGTGGAGGAGATCATCGAAAAGACCTGA
- a CDS encoding tryptophan synthase subunit alpha codes for MKRIEKTFAELKRKGEKALVAYITAGYPDLDTTRRLIPALENAGVDILEVGVPFSDPTADGPVIQAASQAALKKGATLTRILDLVGDLRGAVGIPIVLFSYYNPIFSMGNESFARRASAAGVDGVLVVDLPAEEAGELRRHTDPAGIDFISLVAPTTGTDRVKKILRAATGFVYYISVTGVTGTRDPELEETRANVEAIRSLTKLPVVVGFGVSTPEQARRVGGMADGAVVGSAFVRLIGERAGDPGMAAAVGDYAASLKAALRRRPSV; via the coding sequence ATGAAACGCATTGAAAAGACCTTCGCAGAGCTGAAGAGAAAAGGCGAGAAGGCCCTCGTTGCCTACATCACGGCGGGCTACCCCGACCTGGATACGACGCGGCGCCTGATCCCGGCCCTGGAGAATGCCGGCGTGGACATCCTGGAGGTGGGGGTGCCCTTCTCGGACCCCACGGCCGACGGGCCCGTGATCCAGGCTGCATCCCAGGCGGCCCTGAAAAAGGGCGCAACCCTCACCCGCATCCTGGACCTCGTCGGCGATCTTCGGGGTGCTGTCGGGATCCCGATCGTGCTCTTCAGCTACTACAACCCCATCTTCTCCATGGGGAACGAGAGCTTTGCGAGGCGAGCCTCCGCCGCGGGGGTGGACGGGGTGCTCGTCGTGGACCTCCCGGCGGAGGAAGCGGGAGAGCTCCGCCGCCACACCGACCCGGCCGGCATCGACTTCATCTCCCTCGTGGCGCCCACGACGGGCACGGACCGGGTGAAAAAGATCCTCAGGGCGGCCACGGGGTTCGTCTACTACATCTCGGTCACCGGCGTCACGGGCACCCGCGACCCCGAGTTGGAGGAGACGCGCGCAAACGTCGAGGCGATCCGTTCACTGACGAAGCTCCCCGTCGTCGTGGGCTTCGGCGTCTCCACGCCCGAGCAGGCCCGCCGGGTGGGCGGCATGGCCGACGGCGCCGTCGTCGGGAGCGCCTTCGTGCGGCTCATCGGCGAGAGGGCGGGCGACCCGGGAATGGCGGCTGCCGTGGGAGACTACGCGGCCTCGCTCAAGGCGGCCCTTCGCCGCCGCCCTTCCGTTTGA
- a CDS encoding NADH-quinone oxidoreductase subunit B, producing the protein MGVERFGATTILTANLDRVVGWARKNSLWPLTFGLACCAIEMISTAAARYDMARFGMEVFRPSPRQADVMIVAGTVTRKMAPAVKRLYDQMAEPKWVVAMGACACSGGLFPTYAVVQGADTFLPVDIYIPGCPVKPEALLDGLIRLQEKIAREAAGGAR; encoded by the coding sequence GTGGGAGTAGAGCGATTCGGCGCAACCACCATCCTCACGGCCAACCTCGACCGCGTTGTCGGCTGGGCCCGGAAAAACTCTCTTTGGCCCCTGACCTTCGGGCTGGCCTGCTGCGCCATCGAGATGATCTCCACGGCCGCCGCCCGGTACGACATGGCCCGCTTCGGCATGGAGGTCTTCCGCCCCTCGCCGCGTCAGGCTGACGTGATGATCGTCGCCGGTACGGTGACCCGCAAGATGGCCCCCGCGGTCAAACGTCTCTACGACCAGATGGCCGAGCCGAAGTGGGTCGTGGCCATGGGCGCCTGCGCCTGCTCGGGCGGGCTCTTTCCGACCTATGCCGTCGTGCAGGGTGCCGATACGTTCCTGCCCGTCGATATCTACATCCCGGGCTGTCCCGTCAAGCCGGAGGCGCTGCTCGACGGCCTCATCCGGCTCCAGGAAAAAATCGCCCGCGAGGCGGCGGGAGGCGCACGATGA
- a CDS encoding NADH-quinone oxidoreductase subunit C, translating to MNLDALRARFGTALGEPATFRGETTLTVDRNILVALCECLRDDEALAFDFLADLCGVDRHPAAPRFEVVYHLYSVRHGHRLRVKVALEEEDPVIDSVTGVWETADWHERECFDLFGIRFRNHPDLRRILLPDDFEGHPLRKDFPLEGTDRT from the coding sequence ATGAACCTTGACGCCCTCCGGGCGCGCTTCGGCACGGCCCTCGGCGAGCCGGCAACGTTTCGCGGCGAGACGACCCTGACGGTGGATCGCAACATTCTTGTCGCGCTCTGTGAATGCCTACGCGATGACGAAGCCCTTGCCTTCGATTTCCTCGCCGACCTGTGCGGCGTAGACCGCCATCCTGCCGCGCCGCGCTTCGAGGTGGTCTACCACCTGTATTCGGTGCGGCACGGGCACCGTCTCCGGGTCAAGGTTGCACTCGAAGAGGAAGACCCGGTCATCGACTCCGTCACGGGGGTCTGGGAGACGGCTGACTGGCACGAGCGGGAGTGCTTCGACCTCTTCGGGATCCGTTTCCGCAATCACCCCGACCTCAGGCGCATCCTGCTGCCCGACGATTTCGAGGGGCACCCGCTGCGGAAGGACTTCCCCCTGGAGGGGACGGACAGGACATGA